The Ipomoea triloba cultivar NCNSP0323 chromosome 14, ASM357664v1 region ttcacacatttctgggcaactctacattcacactatgaaacctctacattcacacatttttggacaactctatattcagcaatatgcttacttatttttatttttattttttttttaaaaaaaaaaacaaaaacgacgtagttttggacccaggtccaccttgcaaggtggacctgggtccacagcataatttgccttcaATATGTTACAAGTTGAAACAATAATCACGTAATTTACGGTTGAAACTATAGTTCAATCTTATACCCAATCGTTATAtcatgcaccacggtgcacagaGCAATGTGcacccaaaacgacgtcatttcgaAGTTAGTGGACGGGGACGTGAATGActccaaggaattcattatctacaatacacataatcattatctagaatacacagaatgtttgcctagaatatacagaatattgacacaaaatacacagaactcatcctcctaacattcgaatgcataaacacatcacaacttgtgttaataacatgaatacacagaatattgacacaaaaatacacagaactcatcctcctaaatattcgaatgcacaaacacatcacaacatgtgttactaacatgaatacacagaacggttgcctagaatacatagaatgattgcctggaatacacagaacgattacctagaatacacagaatattaacataaatacacagaccggccgaagtgaaaaacgtgatttccaaaaaatgGGACAATTAGTTTAccatgctcaaaacgacgtcgtttacgtacgtggtgcacattgctgtgtgcaccgtggtgcacggtataatttgccctctCATACCGCTGGCATTTGTTATGGATTTTATGATGGAATAATGCTACATTTTTTAAGGCATTTCTTTTGCCGAATGCGAAATTATCTTATAGGATAGAATTACCTCCACAAAGACAATATGAAATTACAAGAATGTATAACCATttcaactttataattataacttcaaatttttattttagtaaaataaatttaaataattgaataaaataatttttgaattaaaaaataaattaaactcagaaatttaaaaaattaaaatttaaaaaaaaaaaactaaaaaaatataataacaaaatattttgaCCTCAACGGCAAATGACCATTGAGgtcaaaatttttaatcaaaacaATAGCCTCAATTGAAACTGTTTTTTTCCTCCTAAATAtgaaaaagagggtgggggacaGTCCCTCACTCTCTGTGCCTAAAACTGGCATGCGCTATCCACGCAGCTTTCAATTGTGTTAGACATGTTTTGAAGAGAACAGTATCTCCGGAACATGTTTTTTCTCTCCTTCAAACCCTAAGTAgagaaaaatgtatttttatgttagtttggttggatggaaaatgtttttcattGTACTTTTCTTCAAAAgggaaggaaaataaattctTAGCTAGAGattgatattttgtttttcaaaggATCTGGGAAGAAAGTATTAAACAATTGAACTATTTTGccatcatcaaaatttattaattacacatgtatataatttattatcactattCTTGTTAAGGGCATATTGATCTTTATATGCATAATTTCTTACTATTCCAAatctaaccaaacaatggaatccatattcttagtaaaaaaaattttccacaaaacaaacaatgaaatctattttcctggtaatttgttttccatgcatggaatttgaattccatttccttcaaatatttctCCAACGAACTAAGCGGGCtataattccttttttttttctctccctctTTCTCTTTTCATTGGAGGTGATCTAAGGATGTCTAAGTTATTATGTGAAATgagacaataaaaaaaaaaaaaaaaaccaaagccTATTTAGTGGCAAATTATACGATAGATctgggttcaccttgcaaaATGGACCCGAGTCCCTGGCATAACAATCGCTATTTAGTCTCAAGTTTACCACCTCATGCATCTAATAAAAAAGCCTACTTTCTTGTgatataacaaattaataaattaagtcaattgtatagtatatatttactattcattccACAATCAAATtcttatttctttaattattttatttaatatttttaaatttactttttggtactttatatatatatatatatatatatatataattaaattgtaaataactttcATAAATTCTTATTAGTTGAACCAAACtcataaaatgaaatatatgaagtattatattaatttagtaAGATAATGAATATTATGTAATAGTTTTTGAGTTCTACTCAAAAACTATTACATAATATTCATTATCTTATGTAATAGTTTTGGCatgtgaaaataatttttttatatttagaataATAGTTGAATAGgtctttaaattaaaaaaaatgtaaccaaacatttagaattttatatagTAGATGGACAAAGTAAAATCAATGGCATTAAATCATACATTAACAAATATACCGAGTTAAGTCAtgagttaaatatttattattattattattattattattattattattagtggaTCTCTTCGTCATGACCGGAGGCTTGCaagtgtttggttgtctttccTTTTCCAGGCCGATTTTTTGATTTGTGTGGCCCTGTGCTGGTATATAAGTGATaccctatcaaagtatataaataaactgcgaattgaagaaaagtaATTTCGtgtaaatattacggagtagaattttttatttgaataatactaagtagaatttattatttgaataatactaagtagaatttagatcagtcatgaaaatctaattttgagtcaatataattacaaatacatatactaactattgggtCAGGACcggactaggggcccccaaaattttggggtcctgtgctgttgcacatcttgcacgccctaaaatgcGGCCCGCGCTTCTCTATTGGGCAGATCTACTAGAGGACACATTAGATGTTCTAAGACAAATTGAGAATAGTTTACACTCATTGCGgtggataaatttttatttttttttttataaatttcttttcaaataaTCTCATCATGTTgatatttttaaagtattatattactGAATTGGCCTGCCTGGTTGCCTCCTGTACAGTATAAAATGGCAGCATTTTCTTCTCCTGCCATCACACATCAGAAGAAAAGAGTACAGTGTACAGGTATGGATAGAGAATTGGCAATGTCCCATGTGCTTTATTGAGAAAGACATGACAAAGGTTGGAACTTTCTGTGATGGAACATCAAATCGACAATctgaaaatgatatatataaaagcatctTTAATTGTGTAATTTTTAGCACAATTTTTTAAGTGcttattaagaaagaaaacatgaaagaaataagaagtaaaaaaaaaaaaaaaatagcagcACAGTGGGCCCACCGCGCGTGGCGCGTACGCAGTCCTGGTGCGCCAAGGAGCTACTTTATTTTTTGATGGGTTATTATgcctgaaaaaaaataaaatcaatatgcTTGCAGGAGCACCTTAAACCTTATTTCTCTCCTCTCTCATATCCACATCAGTCTTGAAATATGCAAAAATCATCTAAAATCTTCTTATTGCGGATGCTTGTACCACGCTGAATATTATCCTAGCTAGTTTATGACTAGCTTGATAGCTACTATTTGGCATGATATACCctccattttctattttatgttttttacttcctttctaaaagaaaaaaaaaaaaaaagattaacccttctaattttataaatttaaaccaTAAATTTAAGTGATCATCATTGCTCCTCCTCTAGAACAGATAGAGATGATAAATCTTAGGATGTGCTTTAACTAGTTTATAGACGACCCTAAATATTTGTATACTAATGTCCACAATAACATAAAATCCTTACCTCtcaatttgtttttctttggtaGAATTCTATCCCTACATTttaatcaaacaaatttaattttatgattcaAAAGTCCTCCCGAAATCTTATTTGAATTCCTTTCAGTTTTCTCTAATAAAATCACCAAATCTTATATGAACTATTTTTATATACagtaaaataagttttttttttaataaagtaagAAACTACCCTAATTACATAAATCTTGCCCACGTTGATAAATGTCGAAAAAAACTTCATGAAAATTTTgcaatttgataaattaatagGCGTAAtgaattgtcattttttttttgaaagtaaacgtagctattccattaattcataacataaaacgtttacatcaacgatcaatgaaatggtaaaccattccttacagtcagacatagaaacaacttttctaactatgctatagaaaacttgaatcgcagattgtttcataactaggaagctatgttccttcaaggagcttaaagcttcataaaaaatctgggtcttcgtcatcattcttttttgctcgcccaggataaaatcaacacttgccgaaaccaaactaaacgatttatgctaatgaaaatgaaaagctcgtgaaagtaacgagatgaaaaatgctcgtgaaagtaacgagaggaaaacacaataatagagaaaataaaaagtaggtaaagtcaaagtagggttgggagttcgagactaccaacacaaacccaatacctacctactattattttattcaaagggaaagaaaacggaagacgAAGATCTATGGCgttggtcggaggcggacggaccTGCGACAGTGgccggggcggaagaagagcgagagcaaacgtagaaggtgaccaaaaccgccggctcaaagctccattagagctccggccggaggccggcggtggaagtcgaagttgagcagcagagaaaggcgtttggttttagagagaaaaggatGCATCATTTGTAATGAATTGTCATTCAATATTCAAAGTTGGAATATTTATGGTACCACTTATGTTACAAAGGTGAAGTTCATTAGCTGGTCAATTAATGAGAGGAGCCATTCTAAAGGAAAATGGGACAGGCTAATTAAGCAAGATTAAGTATGATTTTACTAATTATAAAAACTCCCCATTTGTCGAGAAAGGAAGATATAAAATTCATTTACTTATACATTTATCCAATTTCAGAAATAGAGAACgatgaaatgaaaatttaaataaaccaGGCCTAATAATCTTCTAGACAATCTAATCTAAGAATATAACAAACAAagaacaacctcaaccaaaccacAAAGTCTATTAACCTGACATGGTGTTTAACAGCACCCTCAAATAATTGTTGCCGATTTTTCtgtcactcaaaaaaagaaatataacaAACAAAATACTATCATTCTTTTCTTGAAAAGACACACAACTTTGtaattgatcaattaattaaCATCTTCATCATCCTACATGAGTGGGGTGTTGATTAGCCCATGCCAAGAAGAATAAGGGCCAAACCCATTCTCATTCCAGCTTTGTCTGCTTGAGCTAATTACATCACTGTTGCCCACCATGTTGGCACCTTCTTCCCCACCCTGCAGCCATGGAAATCCCCAGTTTAGCCTGCTCTCACCTTCATCTCTTCCATAACACACCTCTTGCTTCACCCCACCGCTACAGATCCGATCTTGATATGATGAATTCCCCATCATTTCCCCATTCCCACCATTCCATTCCACACTATTACTCTGCTCACTCCCAATCCCATAGCACAGACTATGGAACAGCCCGTTTGTCCCCGGAGTTTGCAGAAACCCAACGCCCAAATGGCCCAATAACCCATAGCTTTCAAGAACATCGCAGGGATTAACGTTGTTGGTGGGATTATTATTGCAGATGATTGGTCTGTCATAAGGCAGGGTGGTGGTGAGGGAGGGCATTAAGGGGGTAGAGGTGAGTGAAGAGAATAATGGGTCTTGGGTAGTTCGAGGGCGGGAAGAGGATCGCTTGTTTTTCCGGCAGCCGCCGCCGACGGGGACGTTGCGGAGGGTGCCGCCTTTGGTCCAGTAGCGGCGGCAGGACTTGCAGAAGTAGCGGGGCTGAGATAGGCTGTAGTTGTTGTAGTAGCAGAACTTTGTGTTGGTGGAATCGCACCTTGGGCATTTCAATGATTGTTCGTCTGCAGATGGCTTCGCCTTCTTCTCTTGCTGCTCTGCTTTTGTGCAACCCAACATGCTCTCCAGTGTCTGTGATGATGATGCCATTTCAATTCCCTGCAAATCCCAAACAAACCCACATTTATTAGACCACCTCaaatctttcttttattttgagCGATAGAGTAAACTTAGCATCTACTATTTGAAGGTATGCACTATCTTATGACCTTAATTtgcaaaaaaataagtaaatcaaGTCAGCTAATTTAGGTTGTCCTTAACTAATCAGCAAGTTCAAACTATCCGATGAGGATGTAAATAACAGTACTGTGTAACTCTAACCAgccaaaaaatcacaataaagTAGATTATCAACATTTGACTGActgaaataaaagaaatattttttttttcttcatttgtaACAATGGTATGTAGAATCAAATCAAAGAAAGGGATTGAAGGAGTGAAGAATATATACCTGAAAGCTTTGAAGGATTGGGTTCCAGAAGAGATGTGATTATATATGAAGATGAATATCTCAGGTGAAGGGGGTTAATGACGCTCTTGCAGACTTATTGCAGTCTCAGGTTCCAAgctgatacatatatatatatatatatatatttataatatatgcaGACAGAGAGAgattcttcttccttcttcccTTGTTCTGTCtgtctgtctctctctctctctatatcgCATGAGAGGGAGAATGGTGAGTGCGTATAATGATTACAAAATATAGGTGTACCGGGATGCGTGCATACATATATCTCTCTTGGATTTTTCACCCTCTATAGGTGGCCTACATACTATACATCAACGGATCATTTCATTCTTCTGGATAGGATATCTATGATAGATGATCAGCAGAATGGTGATGGGAATGAGACCCAGTATAGTACAGTACTTCTGCTGTGATGGGAATCTAACGCCACACAATGCAACTATTCCCACATCCAAACAATAATTTAGGTCTAATTCTAGTTACGTGATTAAAGGCCTAACCAACATTATTTAGTCTACTACTCTACTCTTCAATATTCCATCCAATAAACATACACTCATTATTGACTTTATCACATAATGAGATAAATACAAGGTTAGATGATTGTTTTGGTAGCTAGGTGTAGATCATGCTAAAGAATTGTCCTAATTCTTGAGTAATACTACATAGATTCGCATTTTGTAGTCTATTTTTATactctatatctatattatatgtcattttttttttgaatattgtaCTATATGTCATTATTTGATTTACTCATATATATAGGTGTATATGGTTCATGGTTTctgttcagtttttttttttttttttttttatcattcaaTGGAAATTAAACACTTGGTGTAAGTTATACTTTATGAAAATCCACCTACCATTTTTCTAAATCGTCCCTTACTTTGTCGCAACCCGACTGAATATGAATGATTTCCACCATGGCAAGCATGTTAGATGCTGgcttgtttggtaacatagtaactatcagtcaattttgacttatttgccCATTATCAACCGAGACtactattaactgtttgatttggttaaacaatcagTATGAGtgtaattttgaaaaagaattctTCCAGATGACAAGAGTGGCACCATGAGAAGGAGGGATATTCCGGTCATGATAAGCTGGTTTTGTGCTGGGTATCACCCCCATCCTATCCCAAAAAAGGGAGAGAAAGAGAATATGTATATAGGATAATGGGATTAGGGTTtagaattaaagaaaatgatcATAAGCTATGTATGTGGGACACAAGCACTTGACAAGAGTGAATGCCGAGGATAACGGCTTCATAATACTATATTTCAACTATTCCATCAAGTGGCGTCCCCATCAAGTAATTTAAATAGCAAATAAAAATCACATGCAATCAACTAATTAATTGCTGATGATAAGATACCAATCAAACGCAAATTTTGGGTGCCCAATTACGGTTGACAACCTCCATCGCTTTATCCTAAAGGTACTATTATATTCACTCTATTATTgtgatttaaatttataatctcTCAATTAAGAGAGTCACAATTATGCTGCTTGACAATAAGATCTTTGACAGTGTGCTTTCGGGGCTGCTATTACCCAACATTTCTAACAGCAAATGTCATACTAGTAAGATGTTATCATGCAGTGTcatttatatataactaattaatgaatatataatgaTACAGCAATGGTCATATCATTAACAGACAATGATAGATCCCTCTTGTCCCATTATTACACCTTGGGATCCTATGCCACCGGGCATCAGAGCGGCCACTGCCTTCTCTCACACGACAAAATAATGCTGCGACTGTACTGCAAATTTCTTGAAAGAGAAAGCTTACCTATCATCTCCACCACCATCGTTTTCATGTTTTGTTTGTTTACTTTCATTCTAACTTGGAAACAGCATATTTGATTACCAAATTTTCCATCACTATTTTCAATTTGTCATTGTATGTGAAGCAATCTATGTGCTCTGATCTATTACgggtttaaaatttaaactagTACAGTGATTTAAAACGAAAAagactaattttattattggaattagattttttttaatgttgagATTGGAATGATTAAAATAGTGGAGATAATATTAAAAGGATTGGACAACTTATGTGATTGCAAAATTTTCTATCACTGTTTTCGGTTTGTCAGTGTGCACAAAATCTATATGCTCTCTTAGGCGTTTAGAATTTAAACTCGTGATTtaattaagaagaaaaagactaaCTTTACCATTagaattagatttttttataaaaaaaaaaaagaactgtTGAGATTGAAATGATTAAAAGAGTGTgatgaataatattaaaaagattGGGCAACTTATATTATTGTCCACTAGTTCGATCAAATTCTTGTGGTTAGATACTTAGATCTAGTAACATATTACCCTAATACATTAATCATAGTTTATTTGAACATTCTGATTGGAACATTATGGGCTTGGATAATCCCCTATGGGAACAGCAATTGTGGGAGATTTTACAAGGAAATAGAATAGTAATTAATTTATTCCGTACGAATACAATTATCATCCCTGAAATAGTAATGAAAattcattttctcatatttgtCACATAACATTGGTCTAGTGAATGAAAAACACCATTTAAGACTTACTTTCTGTGATAGGGGTGGGGTTCTGTCACAAATATTGGGATTTTGGTTTGGGATGAGCTTTATGCGTAAAAGTATATAATTTAGTATTAAGTTCTGAAATTATATTGACTcgatttattttttcataagtctagaatataactatataagtttataaggtccaaaatattattaggtgaaattaaaatatttgaattattggaaaaaaaattagtaatggAAACACAACTTTTGGTGTGGGGTGGGGTGGGCTACAACAGGAGACCAAGTCACCAAGGTACATGATGCATGCCTAATTGCCTTGGGATCAGCAGGAGAGATGAAGTGATCATTTGACTGGTCAAAGTTTCACGCAATTCTCGTTCAAACAAGACACTGACACAAAGTGAAAGTGGGGTTGGTTTCATACAAGGTTTTAGGAAGGTGAGCCATGAAAAACGACAGCCACACAGTATTATATTGTTGTAGTGGCAGACTGGCAGTCTGCTTGGCATGTCTGTGAAGGAAAGAATGTCTCTATTGATCATAGATTCCACCGGTTTTATTTCATACATGCATACTTAATTGTCTGCTTTAGTTTTGATTCCTTTGTGGAATGGAATGGAATGTTATTGGATTCTGAGACTGACTCAGATCAAGCCTTGATTTGCCTCGTGCTTTCCGCTGcttatttacaaaaattattgcGTGGATAAGAGAGAGATTGTGAAGTATAACGCACCAGCTTAGCTTCTTTTGAGGCCAAAAACCATATAGAGTGGGATTTGTTTGTACTAGGGATAGTAATGAATCCAATAATAATGGATAGATAGATATTCCACTtcaataattgataattgaattTGAAACAGATTTgagtaattttaaatatattcatattagGCTGAAGAGGAGATCAATAATGAATGTCCGGGTTGAGTAAGATTGTTTGAATCTAATTTAGTGTCCTATTGGGTAATTTGATGTGTCTTTCTTATGTTGGTTATATTGTTAGCGATATTGTCGTGCTATTCTGAACACTTTAGGTGCTTGTCGTATTATTAACATTAGTCCGTCAGCGAACCAGCTTGCTCACACTCTTGCTAAAGCAGTTGATTCTCATGCTGGTCCTTGCTCATGGGAGGGTGAACCTCCGACTTTTGTTCATGCATACTTTCTTGAGTTAATGCAGTTTGTTTGgtgtttgctttcaaaaaatatatatattcatattaatGAATGAATAAACGGGCAAGTACTATTTTTGTTGTCATCTCTAGTTGTACGAAGTATGGTGGTATATATGTATTCTTGTATAGTTTCTTTTAAGGAGATAATGTGgtaagatttttcaaaattatattaatattgtcATCTTTGTTATACTATTCAAGTTCAAAATTCAGTTCAGCGCCTCAACTTAACATCATTTGTTAGGGAGGTTATAAGACAATTTTACTTGCCCGATAATTGAATATCATATCCTCGTCATTATTTCCCGACCTAGTTATTTATGGACTTCTCAACCTTATTATCAATAGGATGGCTTCTTGACCTGGAGATCATACGATTTCTTGGCGATCACAACTAGACAAGTCAATTCATCGTCATTTCACCAACAATCACGTCAATAGCTTACATGCATTAGTTGTGAACGACCTAAGTTCCCAATCAATGATGTCACATCAACTATGTCAGCAACTTATTGTGATCATTATATCGCATTGTCACTTAGTATAAATAGAACATCCTAACTATTGTTTGGGGACTGAATTCTCACGACTTGTATTGTACCAACCGGAGCTTTTCGAACTCGAAGGAACCCTTACACTAAGTGGGATAAACCAAAACCCATATACTTATATCGATTTACACCATCAATCATCATTCTTTATAAATTGTCGATGTTGTTCCTTTTATAATGCATTAATTTTGTTAAACACAAacaaattaagggtgtgtttggttggggggtttaggcataaggtatgggtatcaaagtgattgttagtgtttggttgataggttttgtgaatgctactatggttttgaaataccccattaatggcaaaacccatacccttattaaataagggttttatctcccttcatcatttcttccccaactattaataatcattcacattccacccaactaccaaacatgctaaatacttttaccaaaatccattacccttaccaagtatttgatatccattccgattccgattcccatgtgcgaaccaaacacaccctaagaatAGTCACTTATTAGGCACCATAAATGGACAAAGTAACAAAGATCAGAACAAAAGGAGGACGTAcacggtagaaaataatcatgaaaaaaaatactcatttttggTCCCCATAGTTGCACTTTGCCTATTCTCTTACCACTTCATCAGTACTAGCATTAAAGTCGGGAGTTAATGAAATTGAGATTAATGGCAAGCAATTTTGTGAAAAGGATAGAGAAAGGAAAAACTTTCTTTTTCTAGTTTTCTCTTAGATACTACCTATTAAATCAGTAAGTTAAATTCTTACAAACAGAAAAAATCTAATACAAATATGTTAATACGTGTGTATTTATTAGAgatatatattcttataaaaagtggtataataaataattctttATTACATAAGTAAGAGAAAAGTAaatttataagaattttttcaaattggccactaaacgaaacttgaaagtgcaattaggcaactgaacaaaaaaaaaaaaaaacaattactcacctcaacactccaaatgtatgtaATTTTACATGATAGCAAGTTAACACTCCATCCAGCAGGTTGCATATTGACGTGGAGGATgacttgacattttttttttatttcctttattttcctTTCCTTCAATTTGTCTTATTCTGTACAGAACAACTAACCATAAGATAAGTCTAGTACGAGTTGCAATATTCCCTAGCGTCAAGATCATCTCTCCATGTGAAACTGCGAACTgatgaacttttttttctttgaaaattcGAACGGATGAAAAtacaaattgatatataaactGTTAGGGATTTCAGGCGtggtttgaaaattttataattgattTGCAAATAACTTATTGAAGCTTAGTTGTTTAATGGAAAATTTTGATTGAAGCTTAGTTGATTTGGAAATTTCATACCTTATTAGTTTGCCTTGTACACGGtggaaaagaaaggaaataaaaaaaaatgtcaagtcATTGTCCACGTCAACATGCAACCTGTTGGATGGAgtgttaacctgctatcaggtaaaattgcatacatttggggTGTTGAGGAgagtaattgcactttttttatTCAATAGTCTAATTGTACTTTCAGGTTTAGTTCAGTGGTCAATTTAGACCTTATTCCTATAATAAATCAACCTATATAtgtttttgggaaaaagatacaaataagtcatcgaacAATTTGAgaattagcaattaagccactgaactcaAAAAATGTCCAAATTAATCCACGAACTTAGAAAAAAGTTGCAAGTAACATTTTTAATAGGTTACTATCCAGTTGCTGTTGATTTGGATTGCCACATGTAATCATATTTTGATAATAGTGAAAGTAAagtgataaattttaattatcatatttgaataatataatgaaatttaaaaaatgagtaaataccaattttggtcccacgactattagcaaaacgataattttggtccacatgtttaatttctaccagtTTTGGTTCAACGATTAtggttttagtaccaattttcatccacgactattattttagtgtcaaaattcttCGCG contains the following coding sequences:
- the LOC116003831 gene encoding dof zinc finger protein DOF3.2-like; this translates as MASSSQTLESMLGCTKAEQQEKKAKPSADEQSLKCPRCDSTNTKFCYYNNYSLSQPRYFCKSCRRYWTKGGTLRNVPVGGGCRKNKRSSSRPRTTQDPLFSSLTSTPLMPSLTTTLPYDRPIICNNNPTNNVNPCDVLESYGLLGHLGVGFLQTPGTNGLFHSLCYGIGSEQSNSVEWNGGNGEMMGNSSYQDRICSGGVKQEVCYGRDEGESRLNWGFPWLQGGEEGANMVGNSDVISSSRQSWNENGFGPYSSWHGLINTPLM